The Thermoanaerobaculia bacterium nucleotide sequence CCGCGGCGAAATAGGGGAGCGAGGCGATCGCGAGCACCCGTGCGGCCCGGCGAAGATGCCGGGAGAGAACGACGGCAACGAGGACGACGAGCAGAAGATATGCGCTCGTCTGCTTGATGAGAATCATGGTGCCAATGAGGAGCCCCGCCCGGGCCCAGGACCCGCGTTCGAGGGCGAGCGCTACCGGGATCGCAAAAGCCGCGAGCAGAGGCACCGGCCACACCGAGTTCCCCTGCCACCCGTAGAGGAAGCTCAGGAGAAAGATCGAGGCGATCGAGCGGTGGGCGAGGGCGAAGCCCCGGGTTTCAGCCAGAAGGAAGCCGTGGGCGGCGAGCGGTCCGATCAGGGCAAATCCACGGAGGACCGTCGCGTGGACGCCGAAGAAATGGAACGCGAGCGCGAGCAACCCCATCATCCCCGGCGTGTGGACGAACTTGATGTCGCGGTACATCAGGAGGCCGCGCGACCAGAGATACGCCGGCGTCGTCACCTCGGGCCACGCCGTCGCCCGAAGCGTCAGGGCGAGCATGAGGTGCAGGGTGATCGCGGCGGCTTCGAACGCGACCGTTTGTCGGGAGGACGGCGAGCTCTTCAGCGAAATGGCCGACCGCTCAAACCCGCTGAATCCCCGCCCCCGCGAGCCATGCCTTGAACTGATCCTTCTCGAAGGCGTGCTCGAAGGCGTCCTGGGCCGAGATCGTTCCGGACTTGACGAGCTCCTGGAGCGACTGGTCCATCATCACCATCCCGCGGTTCCGGCCGGTCTGGATCTGGGTGATGATCATGCCCGTCTTCCCCTCGCGAATGATGTTCGAGAGCGCCGAGGACCCGAGCAGGATCTCGAACGCGGCGATGCGGCCCCCGCCGATCTTCTTCAAGAGCTGCTGCGCGACGACCGCACGGAGCGTCTCGGCGAGGACGACGCGCACCTGGTCCTGCTCCTCGTGCGGGAAGGCGTCGATGATGCGGTTGACGACCTTCGAGGCGGAGTTCGTGTGGAGCGTCGCAAAGACGAGGAGGCCGGTCTCCGCGGCCGTGAGCGCCATCCGGATCGTCTCGACGTCGCGCATCTCGCCGATCAGCAGCGCGTCGGGATCCTCGCGCAGCGCCGCCTTCACGCCGCTCGCAAAATCCGTCACGTCCTGGCCGAGCTCGCGCTGCGTGAAGATCGACTTGTCGTTCGTGTACACGAACTCGACCGGGTCCTCGATCGTGATGACGTGGCGGGAGTGGCGCCGGTTGATCCGGTCGAGGATCGCGGCGAGCGTCGTCGACTTGCCCGATCCCGTCGGTCCCGTCACGAGGATCAGCCCGCGCGAGGCGGCGGCGAGATCCGCGATCGCCGGCGGGAGGTTCAACTCCTCGACCGTCGGGACCTTCGGGGGGATCAGCCGGAAGAGCGCGGCCGACCCGCGCTCCTGCTTGAAGAGGTTCGTCCGGAACCGCGCCTCGTTCCCCATCTGGTAGGCGAAGTCCACGTCGCCGAAGAGCTGGTAGCGCGCCCACAGGTCCGGAGGCGTGATCGCCGAGAGCATGTTGTAGTAATCCCCCTCGCCGATGACGCGGTAGCGAACCCGCTCGAGCTCGCCGTCGATCCGGATGATCGGCGGCTCGCCGACGGTGAGATGGAGGTCCGATCCGCCGCGCTTCATGAGGATCGACAGGAAACGGTCGATCTGGCTGTAGTTGGGGTTGGCGCTCATGCCGCCGGTCCCTCCGGCTCGAGGAAGGGCTCGAACGGATCCTTCCGGAGCGCCCGGTCGTACGCGGCCCGCGGATCGGCCTTGCCTTCCTGCACGAGCCTGAGCAGGGCGGCGTCCATCGTCTGCATCCCGGCGCCGGAGCCGGTCTGGATCGCCGA carries:
- a CDS encoding type IV pilus twitching motility protein PilT, giving the protein MSANPNYSQIDRFLSILMKRGGSDLHLTVGEPPIIRIDGELERVRYRVIGEGDYYNMLSAITPPDLWARYQLFGDVDFAYQMGNEARFRTNLFKQERGSAALFRLIPPKVPTVEELNLPPAIADLAAASRGLILVTGPTGSGKSTTLAAILDRINRRHSRHVITIEDPVEFVYTNDKSIFTQRELGQDVTDFASGVKAALREDPDALLIGEMRDVETIRMALTAAETGLLVFATLHTNSASKVVNRIIDAFPHEEQDQVRVVLAETLRAVVAQQLLKKIGGGRIAAFEILLGSSALSNIIREGKTGMIITQIQTGRNRGMVMMDQSLQELVKSGTISAQDAFEHAFEKDQFKAWLAGAGIQRV